The following are encoded in a window of Longimicrobiaceae bacterium genomic DNA:
- a CDS encoding NAD(P) transhydrogenase subunit alpha: protein MTESLITGIVVFALATFLGYELIQRVPPTLHTPLMSGANAVSGITIVGALVIAGSGHGWISSALGFVAIVFAMMNVVGGYAVTDRMLQMFRKER from the coding sequence ATGACCGAGAGTCTGATAACGGGGATCGTGGTCTTCGCCCTGGCCACCTTCCTCGGATACGAGCTGATCCAACGGGTTCCTCCGACCCTCCACACCCCGCTGATGTCGGGTGCCAACGCGGTGAGCGGCATCACTATCGTGGGCGCCCTGGTGATCGCGGGTAGCGGGCACGGCTGGATCTCGAGCGCGCTAGGCTTCGTCGCGATCGTCTTCGCCATGATGAACGTGGTGGGCGGCTACGCCGTGACCGATCGGATGCTGCAGATGTTCCGCAAGGAGCGCTGA
- a CDS encoding PAS domain-containing sensor histidine kinase, which produces MKALLVETDGSNSVLLGELLGSSGWEIHAVSAAHATARFRECPCGLVILAGPIEACAGLAPCLRALPGGEEAWIVALHDGGDGFEALLEAGIDDILDPQGSPRLLAAQIALVEQRVKRHSASNRDDLIRVFERALRESEVRYRALFDQSPVGVFLCDRSLRITDINERLRQITGLPRGTMVGMSLRDEEYPPVPGLQDAVVGETAFYDGPYLHPDGSQLWVTVRYAPLRDPDGVVVGGMGVVEDVSEQHRAEQRLHLQTAELERVNEILRERTLALEDAMQARTRLYTSMNHELRTPISAIMLYQELLMSGALGSLTSEQHQAIERSHNATRHLLELVCDILDLSKLEAGRLVLNPCETRLDELLNDLMGTMLPVTERYGSRLVLEVEPDLPAVRTDAQRVRQILLNLISNAAKFGGGRPIAVRCSSGEDNTVVIEVIDEGIGIAKEDIERIFDDFVQVGSPPETGTGLGLSISRRLATLLQGTLGVDSTPGVGSTFRLTLPVTFGATGPVVLDVAN; this is translated from the coding sequence ATGAAAGCTCTGCTGGTCGAGACGGACGGCTCCAACTCTGTCCTCCTTGGCGAGCTCCTGGGCAGTTCCGGGTGGGAGATCCATGCCGTTTCCGCTGCCCACGCAACTGCCCGTTTCCGCGAGTGCCCCTGCGGCCTGGTGATCCTCGCAGGTCCTATCGAGGCCTGCGCGGGACTGGCGCCGTGTCTCCGTGCACTCCCGGGTGGGGAGGAAGCGTGGATCGTGGCCCTGCACGACGGCGGCGACGGCTTCGAGGCGCTGCTGGAAGCGGGAATCGACGATATTCTCGATCCGCAGGGCTCACCCCGACTCCTGGCTGCCCAGATCGCCCTGGTCGAGCAGCGAGTCAAGCGACACTCGGCTTCGAACCGCGACGATCTGATCCGCGTTTTCGAGCGGGCTCTGCGGGAGAGCGAAGTCCGGTACCGTGCGCTCTTCGACCAGTCGCCGGTGGGCGTCTTTCTCTGCGATCGTTCGCTCCGCATTACCGACATCAACGAGCGGCTGCGACAGATCACCGGTCTGCCGCGCGGCACCATGGTGGGGATGAGCCTGCGGGACGAGGAGTATCCTCCCGTCCCCGGACTGCAGGACGCCGTCGTGGGTGAAACAGCCTTCTACGACGGCCCGTACCTGCATCCCGATGGATCGCAGCTGTGGGTCACGGTGCGATACGCTCCGCTGCGCGATCCCGATGGTGTAGTAGTCGGAGGAATGGGCGTCGTCGAGGACGTCTCCGAGCAGCACAGGGCGGAGCAGCGCCTGCACCTGCAAACCGCGGAGCTGGAGCGGGTGAACGAGATCCTGCGCGAGCGAACGCTGGCGCTGGAAGACGCGATGCAGGCGCGAACGCGGCTGTACACGTCGATGAATCACGAGCTCCGCACGCCCATCAGTGCCATCATGCTCTATCAGGAGCTGTTGATGAGCGGCGCGCTCGGCAGCCTGACGTCGGAGCAGCACCAGGCAATCGAGAGGTCGCACAACGCCACTCGCCACCTGCTCGAGCTCGTCTGCGACATCCTCGACCTCTCGAAGCTGGAAGCGGGACGCCTGGTGCTGAATCCATGCGAGACCCGGCTGGACGAGTTGCTGAACGATCTGATGGGAACCATGCTGCCAGTCACCGAGCGGTACGGGTCCAGGCTCGTCCTGGAGGTGGAACCGGACCTGCCGGCGGTGCGTACCGATGCGCAGCGAGTGCGACAGATCCTGCTCAATCTCATCTCCAACGCCGCGAAGTTCGGTGGCGGTCGGCCGATCGCGGTACGCTGCAGCTCAGGGGAGGACAACACGGTCGTCATCGAGGTGATCGACGAGGGAATCGGCATCGCCAAAGAGGACATCGAGCGAATCTTCGACGACTTCGTGCAGGTGGGCAGCCCGCCGGAGACGGGGACGGGGCTGGGCCTCTCCATCTCACGCCGTCTAGCCACCCTGCTGCAGGGGACGCTGGGGGTGGACTCCACCCCCGGAGTGGGGAGCACCTTCCGCCTCACGCTCCCCGTGACCTTCGGCGCCACCGGCCCCGTCGTGCTCGATGTCGCGAACTGA
- a CDS encoding NAD(P)(+) transhydrogenase (Re/Si-specific) subunit beta, giving the protein MNNPALVTLAYLVAAFLFIIGLKRLQSPATARRGNMISGAGMLIAIVVTLFDRAIVSYGTIIAGLVVGSLIGLIMARSVKMTAMPQMVALLNGFGGGASLLVGSAELLREQLLGQQLPFATALTIQLAILIGAVTFTGSIIAFAKLQELMTGRPIVFGGQKVVNALIFVAIVALAVYQLVTPDTVLAAFYAVVGLSLLLGVLLVIPIGGADMPVVISLLNSYSGIAAAMTGFVIENTVLIISGALVGSSGIILSQIMCRAMNRSLTNVLFGAFGAVQAGSKRSAEGLTVRTITPEDAAIQLAYAQQLVVIPGYGMAVAQAQHQVRELAELVQKSGGDVKYAIHPVAGRMPGHMNVLLAEANVPYDQLITDVDEANAVLERADIVLVIGANDIVNPAALEDPGSPIYGMPIIRADLARHVIVMKRSMGSGFAGIENDLFYRENTSMLFGDAKASLTALISEIKQEIGAAA; this is encoded by the coding sequence ATGAACAATCCGGCATTGGTTACGCTGGCCTATCTGGTTGCAGCGTTCCTGTTCATCATCGGCCTGAAGCGGTTGCAGAGCCCGGCCACGGCTCGACGTGGTAATATGATCTCGGGCGCGGGGATGCTGATCGCGATCGTGGTGACTCTCTTCGATCGCGCCATCGTCTCCTACGGGACCATCATCGCGGGCCTGGTGGTGGGATCGCTGATCGGGCTGATCATGGCTCGTTCGGTCAAGATGACGGCGATGCCGCAGATGGTCGCCCTGCTGAACGGCTTCGGGGGCGGTGCGTCGCTCCTCGTGGGGTCAGCCGAGCTCCTGCGGGAGCAGCTTCTCGGCCAGCAACTCCCGTTCGCCACAGCGCTCACCATTCAGCTCGCAATCCTGATCGGAGCGGTCACGTTTACCGGGAGCATCATCGCCTTCGCGAAGTTGCAGGAACTGATGACGGGGCGGCCGATCGTGTTCGGCGGACAGAAGGTGGTGAATGCCCTCATCTTCGTGGCGATAGTCGCCTTGGCCGTCTACCAACTGGTTACTCCGGATACCGTGCTGGCGGCTTTCTACGCCGTGGTCGGTCTGTCGCTGCTGCTGGGGGTGCTGCTGGTGATCCCGATCGGTGGCGCCGACATGCCGGTGGTGATTTCGCTGCTGAACTCGTATTCGGGAATCGCCGCGGCGATGACCGGGTTCGTGATCGAGAACACCGTATTGATCATCTCCGGTGCGCTGGTCGGCTCGTCCGGCATTATCCTGAGCCAGATCATGTGCCGGGCGATGAACCGTTCGCTGACCAACGTGCTGTTCGGGGCGTTCGGTGCGGTACAGGCGGGCTCCAAGCGCAGTGCCGAGGGTCTCACGGTCCGCACCATCACCCCGGAGGATGCCGCAATCCAGCTCGCCTATGCGCAGCAGCTGGTGGTCATCCCCGGCTACGGGATGGCCGTTGCGCAGGCACAGCACCAGGTGCGGGAGCTGGCGGAGCTGGTGCAGAAGAGTGGCGGGGACGTGAAGTACGCGATCCACCCGGTGGCCGGGCGGATGCCGGGGCACATGAACGTGCTCCTCGCCGAAGCGAATGTGCCCTACGACCAGCTCATCACGGATGTGGACGAGGCCAACGCGGTGTTGGAGCGGGCGGACATCGTCCTGGTGATCGGCGCCAACGACATCGTGAATCCGGCGGCGCTGGAGGACCCGGGTTCGCCGATCTACGGCATGCCGATCATCCGCGCCGACCTTGCGCGCCACGTGATCGTGATGAAGCGAAGCATGGGAAGCGGTTTCGCCGGCATCGAGAACGACCTGTTCTACCGCGAGAACACCTCGATGCTGTTTGGCGATGCCAAGGCTTCCCTGACGGCGCTGATCAGCGAGATCAAGCAGGAGATTGGAGCGGCGGCGTGA
- a CDS encoding M1 family aminopeptidase — protein sequence MWRSAVVGRVALIVLTFTACAPPRPQVVEPVQVGPLVRPGVPQDLARLRSQTISNVAYHLALDLTDSTWVRGDVTIFFERAPGAGHLVLDFRGLSVTDLFANQTEVKNAAWVNGHIIVPEEHLLDGPNMVDIRFMSPVAAAGASVVRFVEAADSASSASGGDTYHYTLLVPSDASQLFPSFDQPDLKAMVQLELTMPEGTIAVSNAPLEDSVSLADARWVRFRPTLPISTYLAAFAVGPWATWTDSAGAVPMTLYARRSRAAEVDADTLLARNRRALQWLEEYFDHPYPFEKLDLLLAPAFPFGGMEHPGAIFYNESRFIFREPPTLPERLARDATIYHEIAHQWFGDLATMQWFDDLWLKEGFATYMAARMQDALNPGTGAWKTFYLQNKPPAYRVDATSGTTPVWQALSNLDLAKSNYGPIVYNKAPSILKQLNFLVGEEAFRAGVQRLLRRFEFDSFTWRDLLEEMEHASGRSLTEFGERYILSRGVPEVEAELEIRDGVVSALSLVQRPAGPLPDSDATSWPGRVRVRLGYANGQDRLLPIELTGDTTLVGEAVGLPAPDYVFANDGDFGYGIFLLDERSTEHLIENVGSLEDDLLRTLVWGSLWEGVRAGRVAPDRFVAAVLRELLAEEDEQIAEFLLSRTRVALDRYLDESTDPWRREFEELLVQGMDAAGDSYDLRKGRLDALLAGARGEGALRVLEDLLAERRLFDGAPLAQPSRWAAVRTLVAMGHESADSILRAEARRDATQEGARQAFIAGAARPDRDAKAEYFRRYLEDASLNEEWATASLSAFNHPEQEGLTLSFLEEALSKLTWIRENRRIFFLPQWVDSFVASRTGPQALALVDRFLAETSDLPDDIRLKLLQARDELARTIRIRENAASQG from the coding sequence ATGTGGAGATCGGCCGTAGTCGGTCGTGTCGCGCTCATCGTGCTGACCTTCACCGCATGCGCCCCTCCCCGACCTCAGGTTGTTGAGCCGGTGCAGGTCGGACCGCTGGTCCGCCCCGGCGTGCCTCAGGACCTGGCCCGCCTTCGTTCGCAGACGATCAGCAACGTCGCCTACCATCTCGCCCTCGATCTCACCGACAGCACCTGGGTGCGCGGCGACGTCACCATCTTCTTCGAGCGCGCACCCGGGGCAGGGCACCTTGTGCTGGATTTCCGCGGCCTCTCCGTGACCGATCTCTTCGCCAACCAGACAGAGGTGAAGAACGCGGCGTGGGTCAACGGGCACATCATCGTCCCCGAGGAACACCTTTTAGATGGGCCGAACATGGTCGACATACGCTTCATGTCGCCCGTGGCGGCCGCCGGGGCGAGCGTCGTCAGGTTCGTCGAAGCCGCCGATTCCGCCTCTTCGGCTTCAGGTGGAGACACCTATCATTACACCCTGCTCGTTCCCTCCGACGCGAGCCAGCTGTTCCCGTCGTTCGATCAGCCCGATCTCAAGGCGATGGTCCAGCTCGAGCTGACGATGCCCGAAGGTACCATTGCCGTTTCCAACGCCCCGCTCGAAGACAGCGTCAGCCTCGCCGACGCCCGCTGGGTCCGGTTCCGTCCCACCCTTCCGATCAGTACTTACCTGGCCGCGTTCGCGGTAGGCCCGTGGGCGACCTGGACCGACAGCGCCGGCGCGGTGCCGATGACGCTGTACGCCCGCCGCTCCCGCGCCGCCGAGGTCGACGCGGACACTCTCCTCGCCCGCAACCGCAGGGCGCTGCAATGGTTGGAGGAATACTTCGACCATCCGTATCCCTTCGAGAAGCTCGATCTGCTCCTCGCGCCGGCGTTTCCTTTCGGCGGGATGGAGCACCCGGGGGCCATCTTCTACAACGAATCACGCTTCATCTTCCGCGAGCCCCCTACGCTGCCGGAGCGACTCGCTCGTGACGCGACCATCTACCACGAGATCGCACACCAGTGGTTCGGCGACCTGGCCACGATGCAGTGGTTCGACGATCTCTGGCTCAAGGAGGGGTTCGCCACCTACATGGCCGCGCGGATGCAGGACGCCCTCAACCCCGGCACGGGTGCCTGGAAGACGTTCTACCTCCAGAACAAGCCGCCGGCGTATCGTGTGGACGCGACGAGTGGGACCACCCCCGTCTGGCAGGCGCTGTCCAACCTCGATCTGGCGAAGAGCAACTACGGACCGATCGTCTACAACAAGGCGCCCTCCATCCTGAAGCAGTTGAACTTTCTCGTCGGTGAGGAAGCCTTCCGCGCCGGTGTGCAGAGGCTGCTGCGGCGGTTTGAGTTCGACTCCTTCACCTGGCGGGATCTGCTGGAGGAGATGGAGCATGCGTCCGGCCGATCCCTTACGGAATTCGGCGAACGATACATCCTGTCGCGTGGTGTGCCCGAGGTGGAAGCCGAGCTGGAGATCCGCGATGGAGTGGTGTCGGCGCTAAGCCTGGTGCAGCGGCCAGCCGGCCCGCTGCCGGACAGCGACGCGACCTCGTGGCCGGGGCGGGTCCGGGTACGACTCGGCTACGCGAACGGACAGGACAGGCTCCTTCCCATTGAGCTCACTGGAGACACAACCCTCGTGGGCGAGGCCGTGGGGCTGCCCGCACCGGACTACGTGTTCGCCAACGACGGCGACTTCGGCTACGGCATCTTCCTCCTCGACGAGCGCAGCACGGAGCACCTGATCGAGAACGTGGGCTCCCTGGAGGACGATCTCCTGCGCACGCTAGTCTGGGGATCGCTGTGGGAGGGTGTGCGCGCGGGCCGGGTCGCACCGGACCGCTTCGTCGCCGCGGTGCTGCGCGAGCTCCTCGCCGAAGAGGACGAACAGATCGCCGAGTTCCTGCTGAGCCGAACCAGGGTCGCGCTGGACCGCTACCTCGACGAGAGTACCGATCCGTGGCGACGCGAATTCGAGGAGCTGCTGGTGCAAGGCATGGATGCGGCCGGCGACAGCTATGACCTGAGAAAGGGCCGGCTAGATGCGCTGCTGGCGGGGGCGCGCGGCGAGGGGGCGCTGCGGGTGCTGGAGGACCTGCTTGCGGAGCGACGGCTATTCGATGGCGCGCCGCTGGCCCAGCCCAGTCGGTGGGCCGCGGTTCGCACGCTGGTAGCGATGGGGCACGAGAGCGCCGATTCGATCCTCCGGGCGGAGGCGCGGCGCGATGCAACGCAGGAGGGGGCGAGACAGGCTTTCATCGCCGGTGCTGCCCGCCCGGACCGCGACGCGAAGGCGGAGTACTTCCGTCGCTACCTGGAGGATGCGAGCCTGAACGAGGAATGGGCGACGGCCAGCCTGTCGGCCTTCAACCACCCGGAGCAGGAGGGCCTCACCCTATCGTTCCTGGAAGAGGCCCTTTCGAAGCTCACCTGGATTCGGGAAAACCGGCGGATCTTCTTCCTCCCACAGTGGGTCGACAGCTTCGTCGCCTCCCGGACCGGCCCGCAAGCGCTCGCCCTGGTCGATCGATTCCTGGCCGAGACCAGCGACCTACCGGACGATATCCGCCTGAAGCTGCTGCAGGCGCGGGACGAGCTGGCGCGTACGATTCGCATTCGGGAGAACGCCGCCTCGCAGGGCTGA
- a CDS encoding pentapeptide repeat-containing protein, whose protein sequence is MPNTKPRTISDSELEARLRAQAPIELSGENLEGANLEGASLRSADLERVNLRGANLRGADLRGANLAWACLEGADLSHATALGARFTHAHLETAQLTHASLALADLRWARLREADLTDADLVGARLDGVEMWRTELRGARIDREGFRCLEPHLSARQLQDLVLYTRDDPAAERPRTPSFTPPLQSPA, encoded by the coding sequence ATGCCTAACACGAAGCCACGGACGATTTCCGACTCGGAGCTCGAGGCGAGGCTTCGGGCACAAGCCCCGATAGAATTGAGCGGTGAGAACCTTGAAGGTGCCAACCTGGAAGGAGCCTCGCTTCGTAGCGCCGACCTCGAGCGGGTGAACCTGCGCGGGGCGAATCTCCGCGGGGCAGACCTGCGCGGCGCCAACCTCGCCTGGGCCTGCCTGGAAGGCGCAGACCTCTCCCACGCGACCGCACTGGGCGCGCGCTTCACCCACGCCCATCTCGAGACGGCCCAGCTCACGCACGCCAGCCTCGCGCTGGCGGACCTCCGATGGGCCCGGCTGCGGGAGGCCGATCTGACCGACGCCGACCTGGTCGGAGCGCGCCTCGACGGCGTCGAGATGTGGAGGACGGAGCTACGTGGGGCACGCATCGACCGCGAGGGTTTCCGCTGCCTCGAGCCCCATCTGTCCGCGCGCCAGCTCCAGGATCTCGTTCTCTACACCCGAGACGACCCCGCGGCCGAGCGGCCGCGGACCCCGAGCTTCACGCCGCCGCTCCAATCTCCTGCTTGA
- a CDS encoding energy transducer TonB — MAGKPTHRGTMVRARATANDRLKGRWGSLVWVATVLGAGVHGAALLAGPEMRVEFQAPPTGPSSGELLQLIRIGALVDGGGIASVPNIPVPALPTVDLRDLDIKLDAPIEVPDFSTFEDLEVEVTPPIRTEQDEWLDYKAFAPYIVRPEIRNREELKRFLETQYQRIFEYSGATGVVQVAFWIDESGMVEKAEILKSSGVRSLDRLALRLSRVLRFRPAMMAGRPVRILVHVPITFRAA, encoded by the coding sequence ATGGCAGGGAAACCGACTCACCGGGGAACGATGGTCCGCGCGCGGGCCACGGCGAACGACCGCCTCAAGGGCCGCTGGGGCTCGCTTGTCTGGGTAGCCACCGTCCTCGGCGCCGGGGTGCACGGGGCGGCTCTGCTCGCCGGTCCCGAAATGCGGGTGGAGTTCCAGGCACCTCCGACTGGCCCCTCCTCTGGCGAGCTTCTGCAGCTCATCCGCATCGGCGCGCTGGTGGATGGCGGTGGCATTGCGTCGGTTCCCAACATCCCGGTGCCGGCGCTGCCGACCGTCGATCTGCGGGACCTCGACATCAAGTTGGACGCGCCGATCGAAGTGCCGGATTTCTCCACCTTCGAGGACCTCGAAGTCGAAGTCACCCCCCCTATCCGCACCGAGCAGGACGAGTGGCTCGACTACAAGGCCTTTGCGCCCTACATCGTGCGCCCGGAGATCCGCAATCGCGAAGAGCTCAAGCGTTTCCTGGAAACCCAGTACCAGCGAATCTTCGAGTACAGCGGCGCGACGGGCGTGGTGCAGGTCGCTTTCTGGATCGACGAGTCCGGCATGGTTGAAAAGGCCGAGATCCTGAAATCCAGCGGCGTCCGGTCACTCGACCGGCTGGCGCTGAGGCTGTCTCGCGTGCTTCGTTTCCGACCGGCCATGATGGCCGGGCGACCGGTGCGAATCCTCGTGCACGTCCCGATCACTTTCCGCGCGGCCTGA
- a CDS encoding thymidine phosphorylase translates to MTGESSHAPRMRAIIERKKAGLRLSADELATICNGAVAGSIPDYQLAAWLMAVWFRGLDATETLELTRAMVATGRTLDWTGIDRPVVDKHSTGGVGDKTSLVLVPLVAAAGLAFVKMSGRGLGLTGGTIDKLEAIPGFRVELAPDELRRQVERIGCALVSQSPDLVPADGVLYALRDVTATVDSVPLIASSVMSKKLAAGAGAIVLDVKYGAGAFMGTIDEARELARTMVRIGTEAGRRVRAVISPMHRPLGRAVGNALEVEEAIETLRGEGPADLWELALQLGAQLMTMSGVSDPEEAAVRLRRIRDSGEALQRLRELVEAQGGDPSVVDDPDLLPSAPIVTMATAPRAGWVAGVDAGAVAEAVLRLGGGREVKGAAIDPAVGVVVLRSVGERVEAGEPLAEVHARSEADVHAVLSRLASAFSLVDREDACPPEPELEWIDDS, encoded by the coding sequence ATGACTGGCGAGAGCAGCCACGCGCCGCGCATGCGCGCGATCATCGAGCGAAAGAAGGCGGGGCTCCGTCTGAGCGCGGACGAGCTGGCCACTATCTGCAATGGGGCCGTTGCCGGCTCCATCCCGGACTACCAGCTCGCTGCCTGGCTCATGGCGGTCTGGTTTCGCGGGCTGGACGCGACCGAGACGCTCGAGCTCACGCGGGCGATGGTAGCCACGGGACGCACGTTGGACTGGACCGGGATCGACCGGCCGGTGGTGGACAAGCACAGCACTGGCGGCGTCGGAGACAAGACCTCGCTGGTGCTGGTGCCCCTCGTGGCGGCCGCCGGCCTTGCCTTCGTGAAGATGTCGGGACGCGGCCTCGGTCTCACCGGCGGGACGATCGACAAGCTGGAGGCGATCCCGGGCTTCCGGGTGGAGCTGGCGCCGGATGAGCTGAGGCGTCAGGTCGAGCGCATCGGGTGCGCACTGGTCAGCCAGAGCCCCGACCTGGTTCCTGCCGACGGGGTGCTGTACGCGCTCCGCGACGTGACCGCGACCGTGGACTCCGTGCCCCTGATTGCCAGCAGCGTAATGTCCAAGAAGCTCGCGGCTGGCGCGGGCGCCATCGTCCTCGACGTGAAGTACGGAGCCGGGGCTTTCATGGGAACCATCGACGAGGCCCGGGAGCTGGCGCGGACGATGGTGCGGATCGGGACAGAGGCGGGGCGTCGGGTCCGGGCGGTGATCAGCCCGATGCACCGACCGTTGGGCCGCGCCGTCGGTAACGCCCTGGAGGTGGAGGAAGCCATCGAGACGCTGCGTGGGGAGGGACCCGCAGATCTGTGGGAGCTCGCGCTGCAGCTCGGGGCGCAGCTCATGACGATGTCCGGGGTGAGCGACCCGGAAGAGGCCGCGGTCAGGCTGCGCCGCATCCGGGATTCGGGCGAGGCGCTTCAGCGCTTGCGGGAGCTGGTCGAGGCGCAGGGAGGCGATCCCTCCGTCGTAGACGATCCGGATCTCCTTCCTTCGGCGCCCATCGTGACAATGGCGACCGCGCCGAGGGCGGGATGGGTCGCCGGTGTAGATGCGGGCGCCGTCGCAGAGGCGGTGCTGAGGCTGGGTGGTGGCAGGGAGGTAAAGGGAGCCGCAATCGATCCCGCGGTGGGAGTGGTGGTGCTGCGGAGCGTCGGCGAGCGAGTCGAGGCGGGAGAGCCGCTCGCGGAGGTGCACGCCCGCTCCGAGGCAGATGTTCACGCGGTCCTCTCGCGGCTGGCGAGTGCGTTCAGCCTCGTCGATCGGGAGGATGCGTGCCCGCCGGAGCCCGAGCTCGAGTGGATCGACGATTCCTGA
- a CDS encoding Re/Si-specific NAD(P)(+) transhydrogenase subunit alpha — protein MVKIAVPKETLPGETRVALVPESVARLAKAGVEVAVQSNAGQAASMPDEAYEKAGATVVSDLASLYSGATVIAKVQRPSREEIGQIPSGSTLISLLQPGFDDSLFEQLDRAGITALALEKVPRITRAQSMDVLSSQATVAGYKAALIGAMHLDKFLPMLTTAAGSIPPAKAFIIGAGVAGLQAIATTRRLGAMVSAFDIRPAAAEQVQSLGATFVASELVSAEAETEGGYAKEQSSTEQERTLAAIGAHIPAMDLVITTAQIPGRPAPRLITAEMVRSMRPGSVIVDLASETGGNCELTRAGETVVENGVKIIGPVNLAATLPLHASQMFSRNVLTLLQHLIREGSLTIDLEDEIVGPMCVARGSLELASTGQGASPEQS, from the coding sequence ATGGTGAAGATCGCGGTGCCGAAGGAGACGCTGCCCGGAGAGACCCGAGTCGCTCTCGTGCCGGAGAGCGTCGCCAGGCTGGCCAAGGCCGGCGTCGAGGTCGCGGTGCAGAGCAACGCCGGCCAGGCTGCGAGCATGCCCGACGAAGCCTATGAAAAGGCCGGGGCAACAGTCGTGAGCGATCTGGCATCGCTCTACTCCGGCGCCACCGTGATCGCCAAGGTACAGCGTCCGAGCCGCGAGGAGATCGGCCAGATTCCTTCGGGTAGCACGCTGATCTCGCTGCTTCAGCCCGGCTTCGACGATTCCCTCTTCGAGCAGCTCGACCGTGCCGGGATCACGGCCCTCGCCCTGGAGAAGGTACCGCGAATTACCCGCGCTCAGTCGATGGACGTCCTCTCGTCGCAGGCGACCGTTGCGGGTTACAAGGCCGCGCTGATCGGCGCGATGCACCTGGACAAGTTTCTCCCCATGCTGACGACCGCGGCGGGGAGCATCCCTCCGGCCAAGGCATTCATCATCGGCGCCGGCGTCGCGGGACTGCAGGCGATCGCCACGACCCGGCGGCTGGGCGCGATGGTATCCGCCTTCGACATCCGCCCCGCGGCTGCCGAGCAGGTGCAGAGCCTGGGCGCGACCTTCGTGGCGTCGGAGCTGGTGTCGGCGGAGGCGGAGACCGAGGGCGGCTATGCGAAGGAACAGTCGAGCACCGAGCAGGAGCGCACGCTGGCCGCCATCGGGGCGCACATCCCCGCCATGGACCTGGTCATCACCACCGCTCAGATCCCGGGGCGGCCGGCACCGCGACTGATCACCGCCGAAATGGTTCGCTCGATGCGCCCGGGATCGGTGATCGTCGACCTGGCTTCGGAGACCGGCGGCAACTGCGAGCTGACACGCGCCGGGGAGACGGTCGTGGAGAACGGGGTGAAGATCATCGGCCCCGTCAACCTCGCGGCCACGCTGCCGCTGCACGCCAGCCAGATGTTCAGCCGCAACGTGCTCACTCTGCTGCAGCACCTGATCCGCGAGGGATCTCTGACCATCGACCTGGAAGACGAGATCGTCGGGCCGATGTGCGTTGCGCGCGGAAGCCTCGAACTGGCTTCCACGGGACAGGGTGCTTCACCCGAGCAGAGTTGA
- a CDS encoding cytidine deaminase codes for MTTDRQGPGDSLDPHLARRLLEQARAARAHAYAPYSDFPVGAALLSRDGRIFTGVNVENASYGLSTCAERAAVVSAVAAGTRGFTAIAVVGPEDGRACPPCGACRQILHEADPEMLVITEGTSGPVITPLRALLPSAFERSDVRRRSVQP; via the coding sequence GTGACAACCGACAGGCAGGGCCCCGGCGATTCGCTGGACCCGCACCTTGCCCGCAGACTGCTCGAGCAGGCGCGGGCCGCGCGGGCCCATGCGTATGCCCCTTACAGCGACTTCCCGGTCGGCGCCGCCCTGCTTTCGAGAGACGGGCGCATCTTCACGGGGGTCAACGTCGAGAATGCCTCCTACGGCCTCTCCACCTGCGCCGAGCGCGCGGCCGTGGTAAGTGCCGTCGCGGCCGGGACGAGAGGCTTCACCGCCATCGCCGTGGTCGGCCCGGAGGACGGCAGGGCCTGCCCCCCTTGCGGCGCCTGCCGGCAGATCCTCCACGAGGCGGACCCCGAGATGCTGGTCATCACCGAGGGCACGTCAGGGCCGGTGATCACCCCGCTGCGGGCGTTGCTTCCCTCTGCGTTCGAGCGGTCGGACGTGCGGCGTCGATCGGTGCAGCCATGA